One Kwoniella dejecticola CBS 10117 chromosome 10, complete sequence DNA window includes the following coding sequences:
- a CDS encoding ubiquitin-conjugating enzyme E2 2, with translation MVSSHYIAWVAAKRRLIRDFKRLASDPPIGISGSPNPDNIMIWNAVIFGPPDTPFEDGSFRLTLTFSDSYPNKPPTVRFVSKMFHPNIYANGELCLDILQNRWSPTYDVAAILTSVQSLLNDPNPASPANVDAAQLFKENSKEYERRVKQTVEQSWIDNPDEIDIEPSTSAPVQAVTA, from the exons ATGGTGAGCTCACACTATATAGCTTGGGTCG CAGCGAAACGACGTTTGATCCGAGATTTCAAGCGACTGGCATCCGACCCGCCTATAGGTATTTCGGGCAGTCCGAATCCGGATAATATAATGATATGGAACGCAGTCATCTTTGGACCTC CCGACACACCGTTCGAAGACGGCTCATTCCGCCTAACTCTGACTTTCTCAGACTCGTACCCTAACAAACCACCTACCGTCCGATTCGTCTCCAAGATGTTCCATCCGAACATATACGCCAACGGAGAACTGTGTTTGGATATCTTGCAAAACCGTTGGAGTCCGACATACGATGTAGCTGCGATATTGACTAGTGTGCAAAGTCTACTGAATGATCCGAATCCGGCTTC CCCGGCAAACGTAGATGCTGCTCAGCTATTCAAGGAGAATTCCAAAGAATACGAACGAagagtcaag CAAACCGTCGAACAATCTTGGATCGATAATCCTGACGAAATCGACATTGAACCATCCACCAGCGCGCCCGTCCAAGCCGTCACAGCTTAA